Genomic window (Mesorhizobium sp. M4B.F.Ca.ET.058.02.1.1):
AGCAGATCATTATCGTGCTGGTCACGGTGGTGCTGCTGGCGCTGTTCTGGTACCTGGTCAACAGGACGGCGCTGGGCCGGGCGCAGCGCGCCTGCGAGCAGGACCGCAAGATGGCCGCGCTGCTCGGCATCGACGTCGACCGCACCATTTCGATCACCTTCATCATGGGCGCAGCCCTTGCTGCCGTCGCCGGCACGCTTTTCCTGATGTATTACGGCGTTGTGGTGTTCTCGGACGGCTTCGTGCCCGGCGTGAAGGCCTTCACCGCGGCCGTGCTCGGCGGCATCGGCTCGTTGCCCGGCGCCGTGCTCGGCGGCCTCTTGATCGGCTTCATCGAGAGCATGTGGTCGGCCTATTTCTCCATCGACTACAAGGACGTCGCCGCCTTCTCGATCCTGGCGATCGTGCTGATCTTCCTGCCGTCCGGCATCCTGGGCCGGCCCGAAGTCGAAAAGGTCTGAGCTCATGGCGGTCACAGTAAATCCGGAGCGCGACGCCGTCGCCACTCCCATCCAGCAGGCTTTCCGCGAAGCGCTCTATGCCGGCGCCATCGCTCTTGGGCTGTTCGTGCTGTTGATCGGTCTGAGGACCGACCAGAACATCTCCAACGAGCTGATCCTGGTGCAACGCTGGCGCCTGCTTGCCCTCGTGGTGATTCTCACCGCCGTCGGACGCTTCCTCTACATCGCCTATGTCCAGCCCTTCGTGGCCGGCCTGAAAGTCGCGGATGTCGATACCGGTTTGATGCCGTCCAGCTTGGCGACGCGATTTTTCAAATTGTCGTATTTCATTGCCGCCATCGTGCTAGCGGCTGTGCTGCTTGTGTTGGCCGGCTCCCTTGATGGGTTGCTGGGGCCGGATCTTGCCGGCTATGCACGGTTCTTGCGGGCGCTTGCCATCATCTATGCGTTAGCTTCGGTGCTGTTCTATTTCCGCAGTTTCATTCAAGCCCACTTCTCCGTATTGGGCGTTAGTGCGCTGGCGCTCTATCCGATTATCGTTGTCCTAGCGCTTGCGCTGTACACTGGGTCGATGGCCGGTGGATTCCAAGGCTCGCTAAAATGGGTCGACAATTTCGGTATCCAGATCCTGATCTATGTGATGCTGGCCTGGGGGTTGAACATCGTTGTCGGCCTGGCTGGCCTGCTCGATCTCGGCTACGTCGCCTTCTACGCGGTCGGCGCCTACGCCTATGCGCTGCTCGGCACGCATTTCGGCCTGTCGTTCTGGATACTGTTGCCGGCCGCCGGCTGCATGGCCGCCTTCTGGGGTGTCATGCTCGGCTTCCCGGTGCTGCGGCTGCGCGGCGACTATCTGGCGATCGTGACGCTAGCCTTCGGCGAGATCATCCGCCTGGTGCTGATCAACTGGCGTGAGGTGACCAACGGCTCGGCCGGCATTTCCGGCATTCCGAAAGTCTCCTTCTTCGGCCTGATGTCGTTCAACGTCTCGGATCCGAACTACATCGGCAAGGTATTGGACATCGCCGCTTCGAGCGCCTATTACAAAATCTTCCTCTATTACCTGATCCTGCTGCTCTGCCTGCTCACCGCCTTCGTCACCGTGAGGCTGCGCCGCCTGCCGGTCGGCCGCGCCTGGGAAGCGCTGCGCGAGGACGAGATCGCCTGCCGCTCGCTTGGCATCAACACCACCACGACCAAGCTGACCGCGTTTGCCACCGGCGCCATGTTCGGCGGCTTCGCCGGCTCGTTCTTCGCCGCGCGGCAAGGGTTCGTCAGCCCGGAATCCTTCGTCTTCCTGGAATCGGCGATTGTCCTTGCGATCGTCGTGCTCGGCGGCATGGGTTCGCTGGGCGGCATCGCGGTGGCGGCGCTTGTGATGATCGGCGGCACCGAAGCGCTGCGCGAACTCGATTTCCTAAAGCGAATTTTCGGTCCCGATTTCACACCGGAACTCTACCGCATGCTTTTGTTCGGCATGGCCATGGTCATCGTCATGCTTTGGAAGCCGCGCGGCTTCGTCGGCAGTCGCGAGCCGACAGCCTTCCTCAAGGAGCGAAGAGCCGTCTCAGGCTCCTTCACCAAGGAGGGCCACGGCTGATGAACGCGACCCCATCCTCGAACGAGTTCATCCTGCAGGTCGAGCATCTGTCGATGAAGTTCGGCGGCCTCATCGCCATCGGCGACCTGTCCTTCCAGGCCAGGCGGGGCGAGATCACGGCGCTGATCGGCCCCAACGGCGCCGGCAAGACCACGGTGTTCAACTGCATCACCGGCTTCTACAAGCCGTCGGAAGGCATGATCACGCTGAACCGCAGTGACGGCTCGAGCTACCTGCTCGAACGCCTGCCGAACCACGAGATCCCGGCGCGCGCCAAGGTGGCGCGCACCTTCCAGAACATCCGCCTGTTCTCGGGCATGACCTTGCTGGAGAACCTGCTGGTCGCGCAGCACAACAAGCTGATGAAGGCGTCGGGCTATACGATGCTCGGCCTGTTCGGCTTCTCGAGCTACCGCAAGGCGTCGGCCGAATCGATCGACCTGGCCAAGCACTGGCTGGAGAAGGCCAACCTGGTCGACCGCGCCGACGATCCGGCGGGCGACCTGCCCTATGGTGCGCAGCGGCGCCTGGAGATCGCGCGCGCCAT
Coding sequences:
- the livM gene encoding high-affinity branched-chain amino acid ABC transporter permease LivM — protein: MAVTVNPERDAVATPIQQAFREALYAGAIALGLFVLLIGLRTDQNISNELILVQRWRLLALVVILTAVGRFLYIAYVQPFVAGLKVADVDTGLMPSSLATRFFKLSYFIAAIVLAAVLLVLAGSLDGLLGPDLAGYARFLRALAIIYALASVLFYFRSFIQAHFSVLGVSALALYPIIVVLALALYTGSMAGGFQGSLKWVDNFGIQILIYVMLAWGLNIVVGLAGLLDLGYVAFYAVGAYAYALLGTHFGLSFWILLPAAGCMAAFWGVMLGFPVLRLRGDYLAIVTLAFGEIIRLVLINWREVTNGSAGISGIPKVSFFGLMSFNVSDPNYIGKVLDIAASSAYYKIFLYYLILLLCLLTAFVTVRLRRLPVGRAWEALREDEIACRSLGINTTTTKLTAFATGAMFGGFAGSFFAARQGFVSPESFVFLESAIVLAIVVLGGMGSLGGIAVAALVMIGGTEALRELDFLKRIFGPDFTPELYRMLLFGMAMVIVMLWKPRGFVGSREPTAFLKERRAVSGSFTKEGHG
- a CDS encoding branched-chain amino acid ABC transporter permease LivH (LivHMGF is the membrane component of the LIV-I/LS branched-chain amino acid transporter); protein product: MQYFVQQLINGLTLGSIYGLIAIGYTMVYGIIGMINFAHGDIFMVGAFTALIVFLILGALFYSVPVVIALLIMMIVAMLLTSLYNWTIEKVAYRPLRGSFRLAPLITAIGMSIALSNFVQVTQGPRNKPIPPLVSQVYTFAGVSVSLKQIIIVLVTVVLLALFWYLVNRTALGRAQRACEQDRKMAALLGIDVDRTISITFIMGAALAAVAGTLFLMYYGVVVFSDGFVPGVKAFTAAVLGGIGSLPGAVLGGLLIGFIESMWSAYFSIDYKDVAAFSILAIVLIFLPSGILGRPEVEKV